ttcatccacaaaagaaaaagtaattCAGCGGCAGTTGAGCTGCAGCTTCTACCAATGGAAAAATCCAcaagcagtgttttatttaggcATGTGTTGGTTGGAGATTCTGACGGTGTGATACTCTTCAGCAAAAATGGGCTAGGTCCTTACAGGGTGAGGGGCCCAGAAGTGTCCACATCTATATCGCGACCTAACATCCCAGATTAGTAATTACTTAATCTGTGTACAACGAATGTGTCAGACATCACTGGAAATgctgctcttgtgtgtgtgtatatatgtatatctatatatctatatatctatatatctatatatatatatatatatatatatatatatatatatatatatatatatatatatatatatatatatatacatacatacacataaacatttCATATGATTTTTAATAGTGCTGATTGCTTGGTGCCTGTGAGTTTACTATGCACTTGTACTGAGTTTATTTTTGCCGTTGTCTTTGCTTATTGCAGGAATGTTGAAGTCATGAGGCAGCGGCTGAAGGACTTGTGGAAGGAAGGAGCCCGAATATGTTTGGTTCCAGGATCCACAGGAGAGCTGGCAAAGGTGAAAGGGATGCTATTGTTATCGAAAATGATtagaaatttaatttaatgagcCGGTGGCCATGACAAATTTGTAAAGAGCTGGATAGTTTTACAAAACTTTTCACATTGTCTTTCAGAAGTTCTCAAAAAATTTGAATGGTGAAGCTTTCTTTTTAAAGACTCATAAAAGGTCTCTTACTGACTGACAAAACAAGCTGAAAATGATTGAATCAGCACCACCTTtggttttttcttttaaatgaatgttatgACGTTAGTGACTTATCACACAACTGTTGAAACAGACTTTACAGCCACTCCTGCTGTTTGGTTTTCTGCTCTCTGTTGATGTTGGGTGGACACAGCAACCACTCCCTTTCTTTATAAAAGCTGCAGCTTTATCATGAGATGAGTCTGCGTTCCCATCTTTACATCCTGGTTCATATTTCCATCATATTTACCATGATGTTAGTATAACTTGTCAacaattttgttttatactTATTAAAATCACTTTAATGGATAATTGTGGTTTGtgggccaaaaaaaacatttgataaaGAGGCTGCAACAGTTAATCGTTTACTAAGTGTCGAGACTTTTTATCAAGACAAGGTCTCAGATTTTTTCAGCGTCTTTAATATCCATTTTATCTTGTggctttgctccatacaacaaataaatcataaaaagtaactttgtggacaaaactaaaCCTTTGAGAAAAatctgatcaacattttctgatgaaTCGATTGTGAAAACTGTGAGTTGCAGCCCCAATCATGATGTTTTGAAGGAAATATGTTTACTATCATATTACATTAGAGATACAGAAGCATAGGTTCCGTGTAGAAGTGATTTATCTTGTGTTAAACAGACTCATTTTGAAAATTGTGTTATAGCCCTTTGATGTCTCTTCATTGTGCTAACATCTAAAAACCAGATTATTTTGACACATACAGGATGCATCGCCGGCTGTAACGACAACTAATGTTATCTTTGATTCTTGTTGCAGGCCATTGAGGCTTATCTGTCGCAGCTGCCCTGACACTCGTCTGTGTCGCCCTCAGAGGATACAACCACTACTGCCGCATCATGGCTGTGTTTCCAACTGATAATCACAAACGCCAGAGAAATGGACTGGTTCACGTTAACTCAAACCTCTTACTGGGATTGAATTTGACAATTCAGATGACTCCCTCAGTGAGAGCTGGAGACTCTTACGGAGGCTCTGAGAGCCTTTCTGCAAAAAGGAGAATAACGTCAAATGACTGCTTCACATTGAAGTGGGACCGTCTTGTGAAGGGGCATATTAAGTGGACCTCCATGAGACTCGGTGTAATGTTGCTCTATGAAGTGCCAAGCTCTTTGTTTCTCACGACGCCTCTCTTTGCCCGTGGAACGATAATGCACTTGTGGATGTAACAAATGCTCCGCtccgttttgttgtttttttgagccTGGGTTCTTCGGAATCAGGAACTTGAATCTGTGTCAGTCTTAAGTTATTagagcttgttttcatttttgcctCTACATATGACATTTGACTGtaaactataaaaacaaatgattctTTTAATCTTCTTTTAATAAATTGGATAAATCAGAACTGTGCAGATGGTGTGAAATGATGCTGAGCCTCACGGGGGAAGTAAGCCTGAGAAGGGAAAGTTAAGACTATTGTGCAATATCAAATTGATTTAAGTAAACATAATTGCTATCCTCAAGCAAACTTTATGTCACTGAACAGGTTTGTCAGCTTTTCTTACTAGCTTCACAGGtggactttctttttttgccagaGCTTTATTAAACAAGTATCACCTTTAGCATAAATAAGTGATTGGGTCATATACTGTCATGAAACATGGTGTCTCAGTTTCCTCAAAGAggtatttttaaaatggcttttaagtgttttttttttttacatgttacaGCAACAAGGAGCCTGTGTCAGTAAACACTTAAGTGAATTGAAATAGAAAGGAGAAGAGCCTATGATAATATTCCTGACTTTAATGTGCAAAAATACTATGTGATGGCTGCTGGAACGTTGTAGTTTCTTACCACAGTTGCCACAGCAACGTGCAGATCAAAGGCAGGCGAGGGCGGTGTCTGTATTGCTTTTGAATGCTACATAATTAGCAGAAAAGGCAATAGGAGGCAGTAATTCAACGTTATGGATGCCAGGTGGTGTTTTTGACTGAGATGTTTACGTTGATACTTTTTACGTTGAAAACAACGTAGTGCATGTTCTGTAAGGTATGAGGCAGGAGAGGAGTGTCATTGTCCGCTTGAGCAATaaagttttggttttgtttaatGACGTCATCTTCAGCGCAGACAGCTGATGCGCCGACTCCTCTGCGCCTTCCTTCCGTCTCCTGGATCTCTCTCTCATCAGTACATGTCGACGCACACAGATAGCTCCATCTTATTTTAATATCTTCTTGTAAAGACACACTTGACAGTGATGTTGCTGCACAGTGACAGGTTACCGCTGCTGTGGCTCTACGCGCAGGCTGTGCTCGCCGTGGCGTGGTGTTTCGTCGACTTGGAAACGGGGCCTGCCGCAGGTGTACAGGGACAGGCGAACGGAGATCGCTTCAAAATCGAGGGCAGGGCAATTGTCCCCGGCGTCAAACCACAGGACTGGGTTTCCATGGCCAGAGTCACGGTGGAGGGCGAAGAATATGTCGGGTTTTTAAGGTAGGAAACGGCCCGCGGCTTCCTCTGCGAACCAGCTAGCTGGTTAGCCAGGCTAGGTAGCATTAGCTTAGCCAACTAGCCTAAGTGGGTGtttgacttgctaatgttgttaGCTGGCGGGGGTACAGTACTGACTGTAAATTAATTATGTTGAATTATCTTGGGTTTCATTCGTGTCATCTGGAACTAATTTATTTATCGCTATATTCAGGACTTTAACCTGAGGTTAGTGTCATCAAAACAATCCCGGTCGTTAGGGACGTGATTGTTGTTCATGTTTGACCTCGCTTTCGGGAGTATATTGTAGTGGTGCAGTTAAATGATACACCTATGCTTCCCATATGTCGTATGGTTATTAACTCTATTGTCCAAAGTTACAATTGGCATAAACAAATTCATTCTTTATCTAGCACGATATTGGATTTATTGCCGATATCCAATATGCCAATATATCAACAGTGTTACCTCACAACCTAATAGAGACATCTGTCAGTATAACGCAATGCAGTTGAACAGCATCTCAAAGGAACACCTCCTGAAATATGTTATTAAAGCATAAATGTAATTCATTGactgattaaatatttgcattGAAAAGCAGTTGAACAGGCCAACCTTTAAATGTGTCCAGTGAGAGGTCATTAGTGTTATCTGAGACGATGTGTGCAATGGCAACTGTACGTTCCATCATGACAACATGCCTGTGTGGTTACACTTGAGGTTTGGTTACTAACCCTTTTGTTTACTgggatgaaatgaaaatgtgcagcCTCTGTGAGCACTAAATGGTCTGATTGTCTTGTTACAGAACCGATGGAAGTTTTGCTGTGAACGATGTTCCTTCAGGGTCTTATGTCGTGGAAATCATATCCCCAGGTTATAGATTTGAACCGGTGCGTGTTGATATCACATCCAAGGGCAAAATGAGgtaagattaaaataaaaaataaaaaattttgataagtgaaaaacaaaagtacttGCCAATGTTAATGCTGAGTCAGCCTTGCTTATTCATTTTGGTTTCTGCCCTAAAGCAACTCTGTTCCACTTCACAGGGCGCGCCTTGTTAACTACATCAAGACTTCAGAGGTAATCCGGCAGCAATATCCTCTTCAAATCAAGGCCAGCGGCCCTCACAGCTATTTCATGAAGAGGGAGACCTGGGGCTGGACAGACTTCCTCATGAACCCAATGGTAAGAAtagtgattgtttgtttttgcaagaTTACAAACACTGAGATGGGTTTCGATTTAGCTTAGTGTCCGGGTGAGGAAATGCATGGGATTTTACAGAAGATATGAAACAATAAATTTATAAATAACTTAACGGTGTGAAAGTTGCCATGAGATTTTCTGTCGTGAGAAAATCAATGACCAAAGTTATTAAACTAGGGATATGAAGTTTAGTCTTCAGTCGCAGAAGCTCTTTCTTCTATTTCTGTATGattgttgtttctttgctttttattATAAAGCAGTTATACTATGTTGTTCATATCAGAACTTGTTACCACATGCACTTTCttgtgacacatttattttgcagtctatttatttatctattattttattactttgtcATTTAATCATATAATGTATACGCTGCTCCTACAGGTTATGATGATGGTTCTGCCTCTGCTGATCATTGTTCTCCTGCCCAAAGTGGTCAACACCAACGACCCAGAGATGAGGAAGGTAAAAACATTCTCAATAGTGTTCTATCAAACGTATTGTACATTTAGGTCTTATATTTCAGTCCATTTGTAGTGTCAAATGTCAAGGGGATAGCTTCATGATACACCACTGAAGTGTGACCACGTTGTTATTGTAAGAAACATCAGTGTAAATGATGTAGGTGAAGGATTT
The sequence above is drawn from the Solea senegalensis isolate Sse05_10M linkage group LG17, IFAPA_SoseM_1, whole genome shotgun sequence genome and encodes:
- the emc7b gene encoding ER membrane protein complex subunit 7, translated to MLLHSDRLPLLWLYAQAVLAVAWCFVDLETGPAAGVQGQANGDRFKIEGRAIVPGVKPQDWVSMARVTVEGEEYVGFLRTDGSFAVNDVPSGSYVVEIISPGYRFEPVRVDITSKGKMRARLVNYIKTSEVIRQQYPLQIKASGPHSYFMKRETWGWTDFLMNPMVMMMVLPLLIIVLLPKVVNTNDPEMRKEMEQSMNMLNPNPELPDVSELMTKLFSGGSKSSSKASSSSSTSSKGTRLAAKRR